A segment of the Cenarchaeum symbiosum A genome:
TGGCTATCACGCTCTCGTATTCCAGCGACTCGGCAAACCCCTGGGTGAGCCGGAACAGTATGTGCACCGCCACCAGCGCGACGGAGCCTATGGCCGTCCCGTAGTGGATCTTCATTATGGTCCCCTCTCTCATGCCATCTCACCGAACATGACGGCCATTCCGTACATCATGGCGACCGCGGCCAGGACGATCGACGAGTATATGCCTATTTTGTGCCTTGCATTGAGCGACATCGCAGGGTACGGGTAGTCGGCCCTGGCCGGCCTGCCGACGCCTATTCCGCCGTGGCCGAGCATCACGCGGATCCCGTTGCCCGTGTGAAATACGCACATGCCTATTACTATGGTCAGCAGTATGTGGCCCTCTGTCGTCTGGGTCATCTCGAGCACCTCGCTCCAGCCGGCCCGGCCCTGCAGTATGCTGCTGGTCTCGTAGATGTGCCCCACAAAGTAGGCGAGCAGCCCGAGGCCGCTTAGGCGCATCAGCCAGTACGCTATGCGCTCTATCCCGTACCGCCGGGGGTTGGCCATCCCCTTTATCCCCTCGCGGTTGTCGTCCCTCATTAGTACTTCCTCTCCACGGGCTTGTAGCGCGTTATGGTCACCGGGTGCGTCTTCATCAGCGGCTCCCGCGGGTCATGGTAGGCAAGCGTGTGGTGCAGAAAGTTCACATCGTCCCTCTTGGGATAGTCCGTCCTAGCGTGCGAGCCGCGGGACTCCCTCCTGTTGATCGCCCCGACGAGCACCACCTCGGCCACGCGGAACATCGAGTCCACCTCCATTACATTGATGTAGTTGGTGTTGTACTCCTTGGCCCTGTCGTCGGTGTGCCTCCACGCGCTGTCCCTGAGCTGGCGGATCCGCCGGAGCCCGTCGGCCAGCCCGGCCCCGTCCCTGTACACGTGGGCCTTCTCGTTCATGACTTCCGTGAGCTCCTGCCTTATCTCATACGGATTAACGTTTCCATTCCCGCGGAAGATCCCGTCGTAGATCCTCTTCTCTTCTGCGGCCACCATGTGGTAGGGAAACTGCGGCACGGGCACGCCGCCCGTTATGTATTCTGCCGCAAGCTCGCCGGTGATCTTCCCCCACACTATGCACTCGGAGGTGGAGTTGGCCCCCAGCCTGTTCGAGCCGTGGGTGCTGTTGCAGGCGGCCTCCCCGGCGGTCCACACCCCCTGGAGTTCCGTGCGGCCGTCTATGTCCGAGTGTATTCCCCCCATCATGTAGTGGCAGACTGGCCGTATGTCGAGCACCTCCTGCGACGGGTCTGCCCCGGAGAACTTTATCGAGATCTCCCTGATGCCGCCCAGCTTCTCCTTGATCTTCTCGTCCCCGATGTGCCTCAGGTCGAGCTTCATGCAGTCCACGCCGGTCTCGTGCTTGAATCCCCTGCCCTCGTTGATCTCGGTCATTATCGAGCGGGAGACGATATCCCTCGGGGCAAGCTCCATCTTGCCGGGCGCGTACTTTTTCATAAAGCGCTCCCCCTTGTTGTTCAGCAGGTAGCCCCCCTCGCCGCGCGCGCCCTCGGTGATCAGTATTCCCGAGGGGAGTATCCCGGTGGGATGGAACTGGACAAACTCCATGTCCTTGAGTGCGAGGCCCGCCCGGAACGCCATGTCCAGGCCGTCGGGGGTCGAGGAGTGGGCGTATGTAGAAAAGCTGTACAGACGCCCGGCCCCGCCGGTGGCGATTATCAGCGCCTTTGCCTTTATGATATAGAATGTGCCCGCCGGTATGTCTATTGCGGTAATGCCCAGAAAGCGCTGCCCGTCGTGTATTATCGACGTGGCAAACCACTCGTTGAAATACTCTATGTTCTCATACGCCTGGCACGTGTCGTACAGGGTCTGCATCTCGTAAAATCCCACCTTGTCCGACGCGTACGTGGCCCGGGCATAGCTGTACCCGCCAAACGCGCGCTGGTCGATCCTGCCGTTCTTTCTGCGCGACCAGGGCATCCCCCACTTGTCAAGCTGGTATATCTGCCGAGTATCTCCATGCAGAGCCGCTCCGCCACGTCCTGGTCGGCAAGAAAGTCGCTCCCCTTGACCGTGTCGTATACGTGGGATTCAATGCTGTCGCCCTCGTCATCGGCTATCACCGCGGCTGTGCCGCCCTCGGCGGAGACCGAGTGCGAGCGCATTACCTGCACCTTTGAGATGACGGCAATCTTGATCTTGGGCGCCTTTTGCGTCGCCGA
Coding sequences within it:
- a CDS encoding succinate dehydrogenase, subunit D (COG2142); the protein is MRDDNREGIKGMANPRRYGIERIAYWLMRLSGLGLLAYFVGHIYETSSILQGRAGWSEVLEMTQTTEGHILLTIVIGMCVFHTGNGIRVMLGHGGIGVGRPARADYPYPAMSLNARHKIGIYSSIVLAAVAMMYGMAVMFGEMA
- a CDS encoding succinate dehydrogenase, flavoprotein subunit A (COG1053) translates to MVESIEYDLIICGSGLAGLRAAISATQKAPKIKIAVISKVQVMRSHSVSAEGGTAAVIADDEGDSIESHVYDTVKGSDFLADQDVAERLCMEILGRYTSLTSGGCPGRAERTAGSTSARLAGTAMPGPRTRRTRWDFTRCRPCTTRARRMRT
- a CDS encoding succinate dehydrogenase, cytochrome b subunit (COG2009) encodes the protein MAFRAGLALKDMEFVQFHPTGILPSGILITEGARGEGGYLLNNKGERFMKKYAPGKMELAPRDIVSRSIMTEINEGRGFKHETGVDCMKLDLRHIGDEKIKEKLGGIREISIKFSGADPSQEVLDIRPVCHYMMGGIHSDIDGRTELQGVWTAGEAACNSTHGSNRLGANSTSECIVWGKITGELAAEYITGGVPVPQFPYHMVAAEEKRIYDGIFRGNGNVNPYEIRQELTEVMNEKAHVYRDGAGLADGLRRIRQLRDSAWRHTDDRAKEYNTNYINVMEVDSMFRVAEVVLVGAINRRESRGSHARTDYPKRDDVNFLHHTLAYHDPREPLMKTHPVTITRYKPVERKY